The Papaver somniferum cultivar HN1 chromosome 3, ASM357369v1, whole genome shotgun sequence genome includes a region encoding these proteins:
- the LOC113359017 gene encoding uncharacterized protein LOC113359017, with amino-acid sequence MEAKYGSYEESYKLVPQFCKMVRHSNKNSVETFSYCNTDMDFVSMTISFAEAIKGWKDGCRSVVGLDACHLNDKCGGVLMDATGLDGQNGLVTLGIGVFHAETIENWIMFLTDLKPLLLSHEKPLTFISDRQKGLLEVVPAVFPDSHHRYCWRHLYNNFKQHFKGQKLYSLLWNATKCYKKKHFYKHMEDMKKENPAVVVHLEKAGFESWSRAFFDDTSKCEHRNNNFSELFNSMAKNLRNKPICRLGILCNQLVMSLFHKRRKESAKWNPNGLVPTAMKLIVFIVNLEEKQCSCLQWKLREFVCQHVVCCLKPFRPDWTKYCSHYYTVAAYRATYAPVVCPFPPQEDWPQLEEHEKVELESAIKIRKSGRPRVKRRRAWDEPKAPTKAYSCSRCKSTGPNKSTCQGGDVGKNTKAKRRRTQVNGATFTFFDRPTPKKNQSSQPSGISKTTAASSSKAKKAPVKASTTSKKQNMSQTKK; translated from the exons ATGGAAGCTAAGTATGGGAGTTATGAAGAGAGTTACAAACTAGTTCCTCAGTTTTGTAAGATGGTGCGTCACTCCAACAAGAATTCAGTTGAAACTTTCTCATATTGTAATACTGACATGGATTTTGTGTCAATGACAATAAGCTTTGCTGAAGCTATCAAAGGATGGAAGGATGGGTGTAGATCAGTTGTTGGGTTAGATGCTTGTCATTTAAATGATAAGTGTGGTGGTGTGTTGATGGATGCAACTGGGTTAGATGGTCAAAATGGTTTAGTCACattaggaattggtgtttttcATGCTGAAACAATTGAGAATTGGATTATGTTCCTCACTGACTTGAAGCCATTACTCTTAAGCCATGAAAAGCCATTGACATTCATTTCAGATAGGCAAAAAGGGCTACTTGAAGTTGTTCCTGCTGTTTTCCCAGACTCACATCACAGATATTGTTGGAG GCACTTGTATAACAATTTTAAGCAGCACTTTAAgggacaaaagttgtatagcttACTGTGGAATGCAACCAAATGCTACAAGAAGAAACATTTCTAT AAACATATGGAAGATATGAAGAAGGAGAATCCTGCTGTTGTGGTGCACCTTGAAAAGGCTGGTTTTGAGTCATGGTCTAGAGCCTTTTTTGATGACACTAGTAAGTGTGAACACCGAAATAACAACTTTAGTGAGTTATTTAATTCCATGGCAAAAAACCTTAGGAACAAACCAATATGTAGACTAGGAATTCTTTGTAATCAGTTGGTTATGAGTTTGTTTCACAAAAGGAGAAAAGAAAGTGCAAAATGGAATCCAAATGGGTTGGTTCCTACTGCTATGAAACTGATTG TCTTTATTGTCAACTTGGAAGAAAAGCAGTGCAGTTGTCTACAATGGAAACTCAGAGAGTTTGTTTGTCAACatgttgtttgttgtttaaagCCATTCAGGCCTGATTGGACAAA gtattgCTCTCATTATTACACAGTTGCTGCATACAGAGCCACATATGCTCCAGTTGTCTGTCCATTTCCTCCTCAAGAAGATTGGCCTCAG ttggaAGAACATGAAAAGGTTGAATTGGAATCTGCTATCAAGATCAGGAAATCAGGAAGGCCTAGAGTTAAGAGGAGGAGAGCATGGGATGAGCCTAAAGCACCTACAAAGGCATATTCATGTTCAAGATGTAAATCAACTGGTCCTAACAAAAGTACATGTCAAGGTGGTGATGTTGGCAAGAATACAAAAGCTAAGAGGAGAAGAACCCAAGTAAATGGTGCTACCTTCACATTTTTTGACAGACCTACTCCTAAGAAGAACCAATCATCTCAACCATCTGGCATTAGCAAAACAACAGCTGCATCTTCTTCTAAAGCTAAGAAAGCTCCTGTTAAAGCTTCTACAACTTCAAAGAAGCAGAACATGAGTCAGACAAAGAAGTGA